CCAAGTTAAATATAAATCTCCTGAAATATTGATTAGATTTTCCTCTGccttgtattttcattttaaatgtcccTTTGATGGTGAGTTcagaattttgtttttattttccctcACATGAAAAAGTTTGTGGCACAATCCAAACTCTGCAGGATACACTTGACATCCATACAGAACACCTGTACTACAAAATATTTCCATGAGAATATTTTAACAACACAGGAAAAACTCACAATTATACAGATAAGATATGACATTATAGAACCGGTGTGGAGAAATagataaattaattattaaatacatttataatttatttaataatttaataatattaaattacatgattaaatgtgtaaaatatcctgttcattcattattcattgtATATGTATTAAATAGATAGATACATGGATATTTGTACTTTACAtgttgtactttatttatcccagacTTAGAAattacaaaacacacataaaacttCAGATCTCATTACTTTTCACTCTCACATATAGGATTTATTGGCATATATTTCTCTTTTCGGGTTTTAGATGAAAATATAATCATAAAAacgattttaaaaaaaagcttgATTTTACAGCCTCCCGCTGCCAGTGCTGTCCCCGGAACTATTAACACACTCCGCATTTTCTACCCGGACCTTAAAACAAGATGCACACGTAAACATGGCAGCCAATATAGAGCAAATTTTCCAAGATTTTATATTAAACAAAATCAAAGAAATTGAAGACCTGAATGAGGATAAAGCGTATGTGTTTGTCATTTCCGTTGGTTTTAGCTGGTCGTTTAGTTTATGTCGGTGTTTTTTGGTTGAAACTGTCATGTTTGTGAAGCTACGCCGCAGTTGGAACATTTCTAATATATTCACTTACATTTGCGTCTGGACTCCGTGTTGGTGCAAACGACCTAATGTACATAATTTGTCTTTAATGCTACTATGAAAGAAGATTTGTGGCTGTCGAACTTAGGCGAAACATCATAAAACCATGTTGTTATTTGACAGAAAACCGAGCCGTTATCGAATTAATTTAAAATAAACACTTCCACTGTTTTACCACTGTGTAAACTCTCATTTATGTAAGTTAGAATCAAGACAGAATGGGTCATTTGATTTAACAGTAGCTCTACACAGCCTGAAATGTAGGACAAGGTTGTATATTTTACACTTGGAGCATCAAACCGAACAGTTTACACCAGTTTCCAAGCCTGTTTGATCTGTGCCATGTTCTAAAGGTCATAAATACAAGTCCatgtcatgtgtttgtgtgtgttagagcTGCTGGAGGAGTGGACAGCGGCGATGGAATGATTGCAAGACAGAATTCCACCTCAGACAGAAGCAGACGTGAAGACCTGGGCTCGCAGAAGAAAAAGCACAAgaagcacaaaaaacacaaaagcaagaaaaagaagaagaaccgGGAGAAGGAACAGAAGGAGAGCAGTTCAGAGTCTGGGGACGAGTCGGACCATGGAACCAAACAACAGCTCAGGTGAACTttgacctttaaagacccaaacatccaccactcgACCAAAACTAccaactgttgatccactgatcctatcaattcatgtaaacaGTTGGTGTAAAGACAGTTGTAGACGCCTGTTTTTCTGTTCACTTAATGTATGtagatgaaaaagtcactatttactgtgaacttttacatgaaaatacctgattttcactgaaaaaatgtcaaatgcagaggataatgttaaataaataagGATAAATCAAGTTAAAAGTCTAAAAAACATTCATCTGGAAGTCGCCACAAGAATAGTTTTATGTGTTTAAGGATTAAGTAAGATAAAAATGCTGAACATAAACGCTTCAGCTGTTACTTTTTTATAGATTAATTGAgaaaaaaggctccagtttgtGAATTGAATATAACAACAAA
The sequence above is a segment of the Sphaeramia orbicularis chromosome 2, fSphaOr1.1, whole genome shotgun sequence genome. Coding sequences within it:
- the LOC115436324 gene encoding DNA topoisomerase 1-like, producing the protein MAANIEQIFQDFILNKIKEIEDLNEDKAAAGGVDSGDGMIARQNSTSDRSRREDLGSQKKKHKKHKKHKSKKKKKNREKEQKESSSESGDESDHGTKQQLRGERPTEENKEQGERKSSFHKRHSTGKRKKKKRKRDEEGSSSASDSEFVDKRDSKCGPSTLPWRQEDLPDIIPKQVQKK